The following are encoded together in the Paraburkholderia sp. BL10I2N1 genome:
- the ugpC gene encoding sn-glycerol-3-phosphate ABC transporter ATP-binding protein UgpC, with amino-acid sequence MASLHISNVRKAYGPTEILKNINIDVTDGDFLVLVGPSGCGKSTLLSLIAGLDTISGGEIRIDSDRVNDLHPSERDIAMVFQSYALYPNMTVGQNISFGLEMRKVSKVERDKAVADAARLLQIEHLIKRRPGQLSGGQRQRVAMGRALVRDPKIFLFDEPLSNLDAKLRVDMRTEIKKLHQRLGATIVYVTHDQIEAMTLATRIAVMKGGVIQQFGTPAEIYSTPANTFVATFMGSPSMNLIPAVLTTRNDTLVLTMGEGSAAVSLDLPAQPAAVARYAGKKVIAGLRPEAIGVESSRVPDAVREVAVKVLVMEPTGPDTLAALEMGGVEIAARLGADIPHSPGEHCNLRVDLSKLVLFDAQTEERIA; translated from the coding sequence ATGGCTTCTCTGCATATTTCAAATGTCCGCAAGGCCTACGGCCCGACGGAAATCCTGAAGAACATCAACATCGATGTGACGGATGGCGATTTCCTTGTTCTTGTCGGGCCGTCCGGTTGCGGAAAATCGACCCTGCTGTCGCTGATCGCGGGACTTGACACTATCTCCGGTGGAGAGATCCGGATCGACAGCGACCGGGTCAACGACCTGCATCCCAGCGAGCGGGATATCGCGATGGTCTTTCAGAGCTATGCGCTGTATCCGAACATGACGGTCGGCCAGAACATCAGCTTTGGTCTCGAGATGCGCAAAGTCTCGAAAGTCGAGCGGGATAAGGCCGTCGCGGACGCTGCAAGGCTGCTTCAGATCGAGCATCTGATCAAGCGCCGCCCGGGCCAGCTCTCGGGCGGTCAACGGCAGCGTGTCGCCATGGGGCGGGCACTGGTGCGGGATCCAAAAATCTTCCTGTTCGACGAGCCGCTGTCCAATCTTGATGCAAAACTGCGCGTTGACATGCGCACCGAAATCAAGAAACTGCATCAACGGCTCGGCGCAACGATCGTGTACGTGACTCACGACCAGATCGAAGCGATGACACTTGCGACCCGGATTGCGGTGATGAAGGGGGGCGTGATCCAGCAGTTCGGCACGCCAGCGGAGATCTACAGTACGCCGGCCAATACCTTTGTCGCAACATTTATGGGCTCGCCGTCGATGAACCTCATTCCGGCCGTGCTCACAACCCGGAACGACACACTCGTTCTGACGATGGGCGAGGGCAGTGCAGCGGTTAGCCTTGATCTGCCGGCCCAGCCCGCCGCGGTCGCGCGATACGCGGGCAAGAAGGTGATTGCCGGCCTTCGCCCAGAAGCGATCGGTGTGGAATCCTCGCGGGTCCCGGATGCGGTACGCGAGGTAGCGGTAAAGGTGCTGGTCATGGAGCCCACGGGACCAGACACGCTGGCGGCGCTTGAAATGGGCGGGGTCGAAATCGCGGCCCGGCTTGGCGCCGACATTCCGCATAGCCCGGGCGAGCACTGCAACCTGCGGGTCGATCTGTCGAAGCTGGTCCTCTTCGATGCGCAAACGGAAGAAAGGATAGCGTGA
- a CDS encoding GMC family oxidoreductase — protein sequence MHADVVIVGSGVGGSAIALQLAGTGASVVVIERGDNLPRELQNWDAEAVFGQLRYRTRDTWLNGAGERYRPGQYYFVGGHTKFFGTAMFRLREADFEELAHEEGVSPAWPIAYRDLEKYYDLAEELFGVRGSAGQDPAEPPRSVNYRHGPIPDEPVIGRLREKLREQGLHPFFMPASVNFGDGGTCVRCGTCDAFPCRIDAKGDAEICLLRPALKKGGVSLLTGARATRLVTDPTGRKISGVEVETRDGPLTITGDTFVLSAGAINSAVLLLASANDKFPKGLANTSGAVGRYYMNHNCTAILAIDPRTVNDTRFPKTLSVNDFYFGGVHDRWPLGNLQMLGKIREPMLRGALPYVPRKVLEYISRHSVDLYAMSEDLPSADSRVELTPSGEIQLTWNRTNLKPHERFVQKAKRLLKDAGYPLVVSRRFGEDTPSHQCGTVRFGSEAGSAPLDPFCKAYDHQNLYVVDASFFPSSAAVNPALTVAAQALRVGEHLRSELTRSRTASGDHAIDGGRHA from the coding sequence ATGCATGCCGATGTCGTCATCGTTGGTTCGGGCGTCGGCGGCAGCGCGATTGCCCTGCAGCTGGCGGGTACGGGTGCCAGTGTCGTTGTGATCGAGCGGGGCGACAATCTTCCCCGCGAATTGCAGAACTGGGACGCGGAAGCCGTATTCGGCCAGCTCCGGTATCGCACGCGCGACACGTGGCTCAACGGCGCTGGCGAGCGCTATCGTCCTGGCCAGTACTACTTTGTCGGCGGACATACGAAGTTCTTCGGTACCGCCATGTTCCGGCTGCGTGAAGCCGACTTCGAAGAACTCGCCCATGAGGAAGGCGTGTCGCCCGCGTGGCCCATCGCGTACCGGGACCTCGAAAAATACTACGACCTGGCCGAGGAGCTCTTCGGCGTGAGAGGGTCCGCTGGTCAGGATCCTGCCGAGCCTCCGAGATCCGTCAATTATCGTCATGGACCGATACCTGACGAACCTGTGATCGGCAGGCTCCGGGAGAAGCTTCGAGAGCAGGGCCTGCATCCGTTCTTTATGCCGGCTTCGGTCAATTTTGGCGACGGCGGCACGTGCGTGCGCTGTGGCACATGTGACGCTTTTCCTTGCCGCATTGACGCGAAAGGAGACGCCGAGATTTGCCTGTTGCGCCCCGCGCTGAAAAAGGGAGGCGTGTCCCTGCTGACGGGCGCACGCGCGACACGACTTGTGACCGACCCGACAGGGCGAAAGATTTCGGGTGTCGAGGTTGAGACGCGGGATGGTCCGCTTACCATCACTGGGGACACGTTTGTGCTGTCGGCAGGGGCGATCAATAGCGCCGTTCTGTTACTCGCCTCGGCTAACGACAAATTTCCGAAAGGGCTTGCGAACACGTCCGGAGCAGTCGGGCGGTACTACATGAACCATAACTGCACCGCGATTCTGGCAATCGACCCGAGGACGGTCAACGACACCCGTTTTCCGAAGACGCTTTCGGTCAACGACTTTTACTTTGGCGGTGTGCACGACCGGTGGCCGCTGGGCAATCTGCAAATGCTGGGGAAGATCCGTGAACCCATGCTTCGTGGCGCGCTTCCGTATGTGCCGAGGAAGGTTCTGGAATACATCAGCCGTCACAGTGTCGATCTTTACGCGATGTCGGAAGACTTGCCGAGCGCAGATAGTCGCGTAGAGCTAACGCCGTCCGGTGAGATCCAGCTGACGTGGAATCGCACCAATCTCAAACCTCATGAACGCTTCGTTCAGAAAGCGAAGCGTCTGCTCAAGGACGCGGGCTATCCGCTGGTGGTCAGCAGACGCTTTGGGGAGGACACGCCGTCCCATCAGTGTGGGACGGTCCGGTTTGGCAGTGAGGCTGGGTCCGCGCCACTCGATCCGTTCTGCAAGGCTTATGACCACCAGAACCTGTACGTCGTTGATGCGAGCTTTTTTCCCTCGTCTGCTGCCGTCAATCCGGCACTGACAGTAGCAGCCCAGGCTCTACGGGTCGGAGAACACCTTCGTTCGGAGCTGACGCGCAGCCGCACGGCTAGCGGAGACCACGCTATTGACGGAGGCCGACATGCCTGA
- a CDS encoding carbohydrate ABC transporter permease, translating to MVMGKHNYVSRIVIYGLLAVFAVVYLIPLAVMMLTSFKPLPEVYSGNILALPHAWTLEPWIKAWGEACVGLDCSGVKGFFWNSTRMVISAVAISTFLGALNGYVLTKWRFKGDNILFGLVLFGCFIPFQIVLIPMAAFLGKIGLAQSITGLVFVHIVYGLCFTTLYFRNFYVAFPDELVKAAMIDGARFFRIFLRILLPCSGAIITVTVIWQFTNIWNDFLFGASFTTGSTAPITVALNNIVNTSTGVREYNVQMAAAVITALPTLVVYVIGGRYFVRGMMAGSVKG from the coding sequence ATGGTGATGGGTAAGCATAACTACGTATCTAGGATCGTGATCTATGGACTGCTGGCGGTTTTCGCCGTCGTCTATCTGATCCCGCTCGCGGTAATGATGCTCACGTCGTTCAAACCTCTTCCGGAGGTGTACAGCGGAAACATTCTCGCGTTGCCGCATGCGTGGACACTGGAGCCATGGATCAAAGCCTGGGGGGAAGCGTGCGTTGGTCTCGATTGTTCCGGCGTGAAGGGGTTTTTCTGGAACTCGACGCGGATGGTCATATCCGCCGTTGCGATTTCCACCTTCCTTGGTGCGCTCAACGGGTACGTGCTGACCAAATGGAGATTCAAGGGCGACAACATCCTGTTTGGACTCGTACTGTTCGGATGCTTCATCCCGTTCCAGATCGTGCTCATTCCAATGGCCGCCTTCCTCGGGAAAATCGGGCTCGCACAGTCCATTACGGGTCTTGTCTTCGTGCACATTGTCTACGGTCTGTGCTTTACGACGCTGTACTTCCGTAACTTCTATGTCGCGTTTCCCGATGAACTGGTGAAGGCCGCGATGATCGATGGAGCGCGCTTTTTCAGGATATTCCTGCGCATCCTGTTGCCGTGTTCCGGCGCCATCATCACCGTTACAGTCATCTGGCAGTTCACCAATATCTGGAACGACTTTCTCTTTGGTGCTTCGTTCACGACGGGCAGCACGGCGCCTATTACGGTCGCACTGAACAACATCGTGAATACGTCGACGGGCGTGCGTGAATACAACGTTCAGATGGCAGCCGCGGTAATTACCGCGCTGCCCACTCTTGTGGTCTATGTGATCGGCGGCCGCTATTTCGTGCGCGGCATGATGGCCGGTTCGGTAAAGGGGTAA
- a CDS encoding heme-degrading domain-containing protein: MSLKDETFDQQAMRTMLPAFNAEIARKLGEIVVNIASRRGLPVAVSVVHPRNALFYCALEGSCADNGQWIRRKENTVFHFGRSSLEVGLMFGHEGWSLSSRGLSGQDYTLFGGGVPLRVANAGVVGAMSVSGLDHVRDHELVIEALCGHLGIPHIDCVLSYSRPTPHAIG, encoded by the coding sequence TTGAGTTTGAAGGACGAGACGTTCGATCAACAAGCGATGCGAACAATGTTGCCCGCTTTCAACGCTGAAATCGCGCGCAAGCTTGGAGAGATCGTTGTGAATATCGCTTCCCGTCGCGGTCTTCCTGTCGCGGTGAGTGTGGTTCATCCGCGCAATGCGCTCTTCTATTGCGCGCTGGAAGGAAGCTGTGCAGACAACGGTCAATGGATTCGCCGCAAGGAGAATACTGTCTTCCACTTCGGGAGGAGTTCTCTGGAGGTAGGCCTGATGTTCGGGCACGAGGGGTGGTCGCTTTCATCGCGCGGGTTGTCCGGGCAGGACTACACGCTATTCGGCGGGGGTGTACCTCTTCGCGTGGCCAACGCGGGTGTCGTGGGGGCCATGTCGGTATCCGGACTGGATCACGTTAGAGACCATGAACTGGTGATCGAAGCTTTGTGCGGGCACCTCGGAATTCCGCACATCGATTGCGTGCTGTCGTACTCACGGCCCACGCCGCATGCAATTGGGTGA
- a CDS encoding dihydrodipicolinate synthase family protein, producing the protein MAMKIQLPTRSGELTPYTLDTLEENVTPKSKYEFNRVAYAAAHIVVDPALGYEPWSGAPAIDWDRTLAFRTYLYGLGFKVAEAMDTAQRGMGLGWKAASELIRRSISHARTIPGADLACGAGTDHLDDRQRHSLSGVIQAYKEQFEVVEAAGGRAIMMASRALCAAARSPDDYKDVYDAVLAESRNKVVLHWLGEAFDASLAGYWGSSDVRAAMATVLDIIRLHAGKIEGIKISLLNAEYERELRAQLPDGVRMYTGDDYNYGDLIAGDSTGISHALLGIFDPIAPVAAKALDQLARNDIAGYHNTMRSTVALSREIFCSPTQYYKAGVVFLAWLNGHQDHFSMAGGMESARSVLHFAEVFRKADACGVLIRPELAVQRMKAFLEVRAGVAQ; encoded by the coding sequence ATAGCCATGAAAATCCAACTGCCAACCCGTAGTGGCGAATTGACTCCCTATACGTTGGACACCCTGGAGGAGAATGTCACGCCGAAGTCAAAATACGAGTTCAATCGCGTGGCGTACGCCGCTGCTCATATCGTTGTTGATCCCGCGCTCGGCTATGAGCCGTGGTCGGGGGCGCCGGCGATCGATTGGGACAGGACGCTCGCGTTTCGGACCTATCTGTACGGCCTCGGTTTCAAGGTCGCCGAAGCCATGGACACCGCACAAAGAGGTATGGGTCTGGGCTGGAAGGCGGCCTCCGAACTCATTCGCCGAAGCATCTCGCACGCACGAACTATCCCAGGAGCGGACCTCGCCTGCGGTGCGGGTACCGACCATCTGGACGACCGACAACGGCACAGCCTGTCAGGGGTGATTCAGGCATACAAGGAGCAATTTGAAGTCGTGGAGGCCGCAGGTGGGCGTGCCATCATGATGGCGAGTCGCGCACTGTGCGCCGCAGCCCGATCGCCTGATGACTACAAAGACGTGTACGACGCTGTACTGGCCGAGAGTCGCAACAAGGTCGTGCTTCACTGGCTTGGCGAAGCATTCGACGCTTCACTCGCCGGATACTGGGGAAGCAGCGACGTCCGCGCCGCGATGGCAACTGTGCTCGACATCATCCGCCTTCACGCGGGCAAGATCGAAGGCATCAAGATTTCATTGCTAAATGCCGAATACGAGCGCGAGCTTCGGGCGCAATTGCCGGATGGCGTACGGATGTATACCGGAGACGACTACAACTACGGCGATCTGATTGCCGGCGACAGCACCGGCATCTCGCACGCCTTGCTGGGCATTTTCGACCCGATCGCCCCGGTCGCGGCGAAAGCGCTGGACCAGTTGGCCAGAAATGACATTGCGGGCTACCACAACACGATGCGGTCCACGGTGGCGCTCTCGCGTGAAATCTTTTGCTCGCCGACGCAGTACTACAAGGCGGGGGTTGTCTTCCTCGCATGGCTGAACGGACACCAGGACCATTTCTCGATGGCTGGTGGTATGGAGTCGGCGCGGTCGGTGCTGCATTTCGCCGAAGTGTTCCGGAAGGCGGACGCATGTGGCGTGTTGATCAGACCGGAACTCGCCGTGCAACGAATGAAAGCCTTCCTGGAGGTGCGGGCAGGCGTCGCCCAATGA
- a CDS encoding GMC family oxidoreductase N-terminal domain-containing protein, with product MKTDSYDYIITGGGSAGCVLANRLSADPSVTVLLLEAGGGDRNPLFHMPAGFAKMTKGIGSWGWHTVPQRHLKDRVLRFTQAKVIGGGSSINAQIYTRGAPADYDEWESMGGATGWNYRDVLPYFKRSENNQRFANEYHAYGGPLGVSNPISPLPICEAFFQAGQEMGMPFNADFNGDEQEGLGYYQLTQFNARRSSASVGFLDPIRGRPNLTVGLQSQALRVIVEGGRAVGVELVSGTDRTPVVVRARREVIVSSGAIGSPKLLMQSGIGPADHLRSTGVRVVHDMPGVGSNLQDHLDLFVIAECTGDHTYDKYNKLQHAAWAGIQYLLLKKGPVASSLFETGGFWYADGIDATHARSPDIQFHLGLGSGIEAGMAKLRHGGVTLNTAYLRPKSRGSVRLASADPATAPLIDPNYWSEPQDRDAALKGLRLARELMNQPALKRFVQTEVLPGSTVNTDDELFDYACANAKTDHHPVGTCRIGRPEDEHSVVTSDLRVIGLDGLRIVDASVMPLIPSCNTNAPTIMIAEKAADHILGRIQTPNAVRAERGANTIPTSTAF from the coding sequence ATGAAGACCGATAGCTACGACTACATCATTACGGGCGGAGGATCGGCCGGTTGCGTGCTGGCGAATCGCCTGAGCGCCGATCCTTCCGTGACGGTTTTGCTGCTTGAGGCTGGCGGCGGCGACCGGAACCCGCTTTTCCACATGCCCGCTGGTTTTGCGAAGATGACCAAAGGCATCGGTTCATGGGGCTGGCATACCGTGCCTCAAAGGCATCTGAAGGACCGTGTCTTGCGGTTCACTCAAGCGAAAGTCATCGGTGGCGGCTCGTCGATCAACGCCCAGATCTATACGCGCGGCGCACCAGCGGACTACGACGAGTGGGAGAGCATGGGTGGTGCAACGGGCTGGAATTACCGCGATGTACTGCCTTATTTCAAACGATCGGAGAACAATCAGCGCTTCGCAAATGAATACCATGCCTACGGTGGTCCGCTAGGCGTGTCGAACCCGATCAGTCCTCTGCCGATCTGCGAAGCATTCTTCCAGGCGGGTCAGGAGATGGGCATGCCTTTTAACGCCGACTTCAACGGCGATGAACAGGAGGGTCTCGGCTACTATCAGCTGACGCAGTTCAACGCGCGGCGCTCATCGGCATCCGTCGGGTTCCTCGACCCGATCCGCGGGCGGCCTAACCTCACTGTCGGATTACAGTCACAGGCGCTGCGCGTGATCGTCGAAGGAGGGCGCGCAGTCGGGGTAGAACTGGTCAGTGGAACCGACCGCACGCCAGTTGTTGTGCGCGCGAGGCGCGAGGTAATTGTGTCTTCCGGGGCCATTGGATCCCCCAAGCTGCTGATGCAATCAGGCATCGGCCCGGCTGATCATTTGAGGTCAACGGGTGTACGTGTCGTGCATGACATGCCGGGCGTCGGCTCCAACCTGCAGGACCATCTCGACCTGTTTGTCATCGCTGAATGTACGGGCGATCACACTTACGACAAGTACAACAAACTCCAGCATGCTGCGTGGGCAGGCATCCAATACCTGCTTCTGAAGAAGGGCCCGGTTGCTTCGAGCCTGTTCGAGACGGGTGGATTCTGGTACGCGGACGGGATTGATGCGACACACGCCCGATCGCCCGACATCCAGTTTCATCTCGGCCTGGGTTCAGGAATCGAAGCGGGCATGGCGAAGCTTCGCCATGGCGGCGTCACCTTGAATACTGCATACCTTCGGCCTAAATCGCGCGGCAGCGTACGTCTGGCAAGTGCCGATCCTGCGACAGCGCCGCTGATCGACCCGAACTACTGGTCGGAGCCGCAAGACCGCGATGCAGCGCTCAAAGGCTTACGCCTTGCCCGCGAATTAATGAATCAGCCGGCCTTGAAGCGTTTTGTACAGACGGAAGTCTTGCCCGGCTCGACCGTCAACACGGACGACGAGTTGTTTGACTACGCGTGTGCCAATGCGAAGACCGATCACCATCCGGTCGGTACGTGCCGGATCGGGCGCCCCGAAGACGAGCATAGCGTCGTGACGTCGGACCTGCGCGTGATTGGCCTTGACGGACTTCGCATCGTCGATGCCTCCGTGATGCCACTCATTCCGTCATGCAATACCAATGCACCGACGATCATGATTGCGGAGAAGGCAGCCGATCATATTCTTGGCCGCATCCAGACGCCAAACGCAGTGCGTGCCGAACGAGGCGCGAACACGATTCCGACATCGACCGCTTTCTGA
- a CDS encoding sugar ABC transporter permease, whose amino-acid sequence MRNRFEQILPKLVLSPTLITTLIFVYGFIVWTTVLSFTRSRAFANLHWGGLMQYGRVWAHPRWHVAVANLGIYASLYVVLCMGIGLGLAILLDQRIRAEGGLRAIFLYPMAISFIVTGTAWKWILNPGLGLTKLFHDWGWTSFRFDWIIDDRMAIYTVVIAAVWQASGFVMTMFLAGLRGIDQDMVKAASIDGARMPAIYRRIIIPQLRPAFVSAFVILVHLAVKSYELVVALTGAGPGYSTELPSTFMYSFTFTRNELGMGAASAVMMLCTVAAIMVPYLYSELRPRSGSGSH is encoded by the coding sequence CTGCGAAACCGGTTCGAGCAGATATTGCCAAAGCTTGTGTTGTCGCCCACGCTGATTACGACGCTGATCTTCGTCTACGGTTTTATCGTCTGGACCACTGTCCTGTCGTTTACGCGCTCACGCGCCTTTGCCAATCTGCACTGGGGCGGCCTGATGCAGTATGGGCGCGTCTGGGCACATCCGCGCTGGCACGTTGCGGTCGCCAACCTGGGAATCTATGCATCGCTGTATGTCGTCCTGTGCATGGGGATCGGGCTGGGCCTCGCCATCCTTCTGGATCAGCGCATCAGGGCGGAAGGCGGGCTGCGTGCGATCTTCCTTTATCCCATGGCGATCTCCTTCATCGTAACGGGCACAGCCTGGAAATGGATACTGAATCCTGGTCTCGGGCTGACAAAGCTTTTCCACGACTGGGGTTGGACCAGTTTCAGGTTCGACTGGATCATCGATGATCGAATGGCAATTTACACCGTCGTCATCGCTGCGGTGTGGCAGGCGTCCGGCTTCGTCATGACGATGTTCCTCGCAGGCCTGCGGGGTATCGATCAGGATATGGTCAAGGCTGCTTCGATCGATGGAGCAAGAATGCCGGCAATTTATCGACGCATCATCATTCCGCAACTGCGTCCGGCCTTCGTTTCCGCATTTGTCATCCTCGTTCACCTCGCGGTCAAGAGCTATGAACTGGTGGTGGCCTTGACTGGCGCCGGTCCTGGCTATTCGACGGAATTGCCCTCGACGTTCATGTATTCGTTCACCTTCACGCGAAACGAACTGGGTATGGGGGCGGCGAGTGCGGTGATGATGCTGTGCACGGTCGCGGCGATCATGGTCCCGTATCTCTATTCGGAGCTTCGTCCGCGCAGCGGCAGCGGCTCGCATTAA
- a CDS encoding 3-ketoacyl-ACP reductase: protein MPDDAKQPLAALVTGGRRGIGRAIAVELASRGYDVAITDVVDDEETVLTLRAIEDQGRRSLFVQANIQDVASHTRVLEGVLAWCGNLDCLVNNAGIGSPARGDLLDVGPEAFDTVLGVNLRGTFFMTQAVARQMLSAESDRPRAIITVSSVSATMASPERAEYCLSKSALPMMTKLFALRLARAGIPVFEVRPGVIRTPMTEVVAQKYEARFKEGLVPMNRWGEAGDVAKAVGQLAGGALQFATGSVLQVDGGLSISAF from the coding sequence ATGCCTGATGATGCAAAGCAACCTCTCGCAGCGCTCGTCACGGGTGGGCGCCGCGGAATCGGGCGCGCGATCGCTGTCGAGTTGGCCTCGCGCGGCTACGACGTGGCCATTACGGACGTGGTCGATGACGAAGAGACAGTTCTGACGCTACGGGCGATCGAGGACCAGGGACGGCGGTCTCTCTTTGTCCAGGCGAATATACAGGACGTGGCGTCCCACACGCGAGTGCTCGAAGGTGTGCTGGCGTGGTGCGGCAATCTGGATTGCCTGGTGAACAACGCGGGAATCGGCTCGCCCGCTCGCGGTGATCTGCTGGATGTGGGCCCCGAGGCGTTCGACACCGTGCTTGGAGTGAATCTGCGCGGGACCTTCTTCATGACTCAGGCGGTTGCTCGCCAGATGTTGAGCGCCGAGTCAGATCGCCCCCGCGCGATTATCACGGTCTCGTCGGTATCAGCCACGATGGCGTCCCCTGAGAGGGCAGAGTATTGCCTTTCGAAGTCAGCATTGCCGATGATGACCAAGCTGTTCGCACTTCGCCTTGCTCGTGCAGGCATCCCGGTGTTCGAGGTGCGGCCTGGAGTTATCCGGACGCCAATGACCGAAGTGGTTGCGCAGAAGTATGAGGCGCGTTTCAAGGAGGGGCTCGTTCCCATGAACCGTTGGGGCGAGGCTGGCGATGTCGCGAAGGCGGTCGGCCAGCTTGCGGGCGGCGCGTTGCAGTTCGCCACAGGCAGCGTGCTCCAGGTTGACGGTGGCCTCTCGATTTCTGCCTTTTGA
- a CDS encoding ABC transporter substrate-binding protein, protein MLKKSLFALVAALAVGGSGMASAADTKTVEVMHWWTSGGEARALEVLKDGLKQRGYAWKDAPIAGGGGEAARTVLKARVASGNPPDAIQMLGFTIPEYASQDYLANLDPIAAKEGWDKLVPGPIQRFSKVDGHWVAVPVDIHRTNWIWANKKIFDQLHLTPPQTFDQLVADAALIRKAGYTPLAHGGQPWQEATIFDSAVMSAGGPKFYTQALVKLDPAALGSKTMEKAFDQMRALRGMVDPNFPGRDWNLATSMVINDKAAMQIMGDWAKGEFVNAGKKANVDYLCFQYPGTQGDFIFNTDQFATFKKSDASLPGEYAFASTVMDKGVQAKFNQIKGAIPARLDVPSDGFDECGQKSMADLRSALKSGTMVGSFAHGHAMPDGPKNAVYDVVTHFFNSNESSADAVKQLVDAVNNAK, encoded by the coding sequence ATGTTGAAGAAGTCACTTTTTGCACTCGTGGCAGCCCTCGCCGTCGGTGGCAGCGGCATGGCATCGGCGGCTGACACCAAAACCGTCGAAGTGATGCACTGGTGGACCTCGGGCGGCGAAGCCCGTGCGCTGGAGGTATTAAAGGACGGTCTGAAGCAGCGCGGATACGCCTGGAAGGACGCGCCGATTGCAGGGGGCGGTGGCGAAGCAGCGCGCACGGTACTGAAAGCTCGCGTAGCATCCGGCAATCCGCCTGACGCCATCCAGATGCTCGGCTTTACCATTCCTGAATACGCGTCGCAGGATTATCTCGCCAATCTCGATCCGATCGCGGCAAAAGAAGGATGGGACAAGCTCGTGCCGGGTCCGATTCAACGTTTCTCGAAGGTCGATGGTCATTGGGTAGCGGTGCCGGTTGATATTCACCGGACCAACTGGATCTGGGCGAACAAGAAGATCTTCGACCAGCTGCATCTGACTCCGCCGCAGACGTTCGACCAACTGGTTGCCGATGCCGCCTTGATCCGCAAGGCTGGCTATACTCCGCTCGCCCACGGCGGGCAGCCATGGCAGGAAGCAACGATTTTCGATAGCGCCGTCATGTCTGCCGGCGGCCCGAAATTCTATACCCAGGCGCTCGTCAAGCTTGATCCTGCCGCGCTCGGTTCCAAGACGATGGAAAAGGCATTTGACCAGATGCGCGCGCTGCGCGGTATGGTCGATCCGAATTTCCCGGGGCGTGACTGGAACCTCGCAACATCGATGGTCATCAACGACAAGGCCGCGATGCAGATCATGGGCGACTGGGCGAAGGGCGAGTTCGTGAACGCTGGCAAGAAGGCCAATGTCGACTACCTGTGCTTCCAATACCCCGGCACCCAGGGCGACTTCATCTTCAATACTGATCAGTTTGCGACGTTCAAAAAGAGCGACGCCAGCCTGCCTGGTGAATACGCGTTCGCGTCGACCGTGATGGACAAGGGCGTGCAGGCGAAATTCAACCAGATCAAGGGCGCGATTCCGGCGCGTCTCGATGTGCCTTCCGATGGCTTCGACGAGTGCGGCCAGAAATCGATGGCTGATCTTCGCTCTGCGCTGAAGAGCGGCACGATGGTGGGCAGCTTCGCGCACGGACACGCGATGCCCGATGGGCCTAAGAACGCCGTCTATGACGTCGTCACGCATTTCTTCAACTCCAATGAGTCATCTGCCGACGCGGTGAAACAGCTGGTCGACGCTGTCAACAACGCCAAGTAG